A window of Rhipicephalus microplus isolate Deutch F79 chromosome X, USDA_Rmic, whole genome shotgun sequence genomic DNA:
cagtcgagattagtctgtaggtcatgaacgaattgtgctaattgggtttcgcaagaaaggccctttcgaaatccgtgctgtgaaggatgaaaaaattcgttggagtccaaaaaattgaagatttgtgagtagatgacgtgttccatgatcttacaaggcacgctggttaatgaaatggggcggtagttcaagggtgagtttctgttacctgatttgtagactggaacgaccttgcccgttttccaatcatccggcatgattcctgaggtgagtgactgtgagaagataagacataagtatgctgcgcaagtcgatttcacattcttgaggagtttcgagttgatggaatccataccagctgatgaagaaagttttaatttgtggattatagatgaaatgccttcttcgaagaaggtgacagcaggcatgaaagtttctacgctaaatgatggcgactgtgagggcatgtcaagttcagtagtgaagacagatgcaaatgcttcgttgaatatttctgcgcaatcatggtcagtcactgtctcgtgtgaatcattcgttagtttaatatcggaaggatgtgtggggtttagAACTTGCCAGAATTGCTTGGGGTTCCTGATTAAGAGATTAGGTAAGTCTATATGGTAAAACGAGTATTTGGCTTTACGAACAGATAGCAAATATGATTTTTCAGCTtcgatgtatttttgccatgcagtaggcttgccgttgcgtttggcggtacgaaaaagtcgtttctttttgttttcaagtttttttaaatgccgagaaaaccatggtttattgcggttagtttgaaaagtaatcttcgggataaacatatcagagaggtgatttactttgtccttaaagatcaaccagttgtcatgaactgagcgcgtgtgaaatgtagattcatactgattaaaagagttactgagatcttcagatattgcactatagttacccttatcataaagaacaattgttttattagtcgtctgttttttggtcgaggtaaatgaaaataaagcatgtATGACCTTGTGGTCGCTGATCTCAGGAAGGTAAGTAATAGATAATAGGTTCTCGGGGCTATTGGTTAATATCAGGTCGAGAATATTTGCTGATCCTCGTGTGACACGGGTTGGTTGGGCGACTAATTGTGTAAGGTTAAAGTTGAGACATACATCGAGGAAGTTTTTCGCCTCTGCGTGACATGATAATGTAGAAGTAACTATGTTTTGCCAGTCAATATTAGGGTAGTTAAAATCACCGAACAGAAGAATGCGAGCCTTTGGGTAAGCGGAAGTAAGTTTTTGAATGGAATTGTTCAGGTGACATGGAAAATTTGGATCCGTTTGCGGGGGCCTGTAGCAGACGCCAAGTATGACAGTTACGGTGTTAGTACGACAAATTAGCCACAGGGATTCGGTATCGGAATCGACGTTAACAACGGAGCAAGATATGCCCCGACGAACTGCGATAAGTACTCCGCCCCCCCgtgagccatttcggtcatttcgGTACACGTGGAAGTCCTGTAAGTCAGTTAATATTTCCGCATCCGTTATATCGCTggtaagccacgtttctgttaatacgAGTATGTTGCTTTTTGATGACGAGATAATGTTGGATATGAGTTCACGTTTTGGAAGAAGGCTACGTATGTTAGTGAATATTACGGAAAACGAGAGAACATGACATGGGGAAGCCGTTTGGCGTTTTATTGCTCTTTGTTGGCGGGGTAACCGCTATGCAATTTCCTTAACCATGTGTGATGATGCGTCAAATATATAGCGCTTCGACCCGACGTGCAGTGTCTTGAACCGCAAGGAGAACTTGTCCGAACGTGCTTTTGCAAATGCAAGTAATTGCTTGCGCGCATATTGAACGGGGCGGGAAAAGTCCTCCCCGATGCTGTAGTTAGTGTTCTTCAGTTTCCTGCCGTTTGATAAAAGTGCATCTCTGGTTTTGTATGATAAAAATTTCACAATTATGGGACGATTTCTGTTTAGTGAATGAATACCGAGACGATGTGCGCGTTCTATGTCGTTAGGCTGCACTGTTAGTCCAAGGTTATTGTTGCAGATATCGATTATCATTTTTTCAGATTCAGCCCACGTTTCATTCCTAGTGGGGTCAGGGATGCCGTAGAATAGAAGGTCATTCCGGCGCGACCTGTTTTCAGCGTCATCCAGGGAAGTTTCTAGCTCTTGAATTTTTTTAGTCATGTTGATTACGTTAGCCTGTGTTTTTTCGATATCATTTCTGAGGGGAAGAAGAGTTTGGTAATGTGTTTCGAGATCGCCCATTCGTTTGTTTAAGTCTGTTATTCTTTTATCCGTTGTGCTTAGTTGAGATTTCAAACTCTGAACTTCGGCAATCAGCTGGGCCTGGCCGGCACTTAGCTTTTGTAGCTCAGTAAGAATAGCAGCGTTTCCGTTAGGGCCAGGATTAGTTTCGACGTCACCCGATAAGATCAGCAACGAGTGAATCATATGAGCACACTCAACAGCAATAGCAATACAGCAGTGGGGGCTCGGGAACTGCACCAGGAAGTAATTACTCGACTTTTTAGCGAAGAGGACATACGATTTACTAACCTGCAttgcaaaggtaagtggattagatggctgcattgtggtgcagtcaccgagcccacgaagtggcgtcagcgggtgatgttcctttatacttgatgatgctgtggttgatgacgatgcggccttccatagcacggtgatttccggtgatagtagttcctccgacggaatatccggtggggacgagcagttgatgcgtagtaggcggcaggagcctggctcgctttcggagcccggcagcaccaacatagatgacgcccccgaggataggcctatcatgttcgacagctgcaggctggcaaacacaagtatggtcgtctgcattgcaaaggtaagtggattagatggctgcattgtggtgcagtcaccgagcccacgaaGTGGCGTCAGCGGGTGATGTTCCTTTATACTTGATGATGCTGTGGTTGATGACGATGCGGCCTTCCATAGCACGGTGATTTCCGGTGATAGTAGTTCCTCCGACGGAATATCCGGTGGGGACGAGCAGTTGATGCGTAGTAGGCGCATCAACTTTTGTATGTTTTCATAACTTTCCTTTTATTAAACGCAATAGCCATGTTGTCCTTGTTTTTCAGCTCATATTGTACCCACAAACGCCTGTTCATGGGCTGGGTTTCATTGTGCGGTGGCTCCACTCGTACAAGGCGATATTTGTCTTTGATAGCAGCCCGAGACATTGGCGCCGGCGCTCAtgcttagtgaaaaaaaaagctgtttagcAATCGTTTCACACCTACAAGTAACTTGTTGCGCTGGAGGAAACTTTATAACTGTCAGAACGAGGAAGACTGCACGTTGACAGGTCGCCATGGACCTTCAACGTCCCGCCCGCTACTTTGTGCACGAGGTCACGACGCGGGGAGAGGCGCTTGAGGTTCGTAGATGGAGCGTTACAACAAAGCAAAGCATTTCGAACGGAACGGAAAATGGCAGGGCAGATTCACACGTTAAGTAATTGGAGTGTCATCTTGGATACGCAGCGAGCCaaacataatgaaaaaaaaaaatggcagcatatacacgcagtgaatgacggagaggggggcgaagcatccgtccgtccattcgttcctgcttccgtccatccatgcgtccgtctgtgtgaccgtccgtgcgtccattcgcccgtccgtgcgtgcgtctgttcgtgcgtccgcacgtccatctgtgcgtccgtccctgcgttcattcatgcatccgcgcctacacctgtccatgcgttcatcagtcggtgcagccatccgtgagtccgtccatgcatctgtctgtgtgtccgttcgtccatctgttcaacactccaagtaccaccatctcacatcttttcatcatatattccacatttCACCGCCATCCCgcagacattctaaggactaaacgagaggaggcacacgcgcactttcttacggcttgcgctttgtgtttacttcccagctttaaccaccttgagttcatggtatatactatttgactgtattcatggcactgcggcccaacgctcgctaaacctttctaaaaccaaggaggttatgcccagcgagtataacgtagcaaccctttcttgtcggatagtgctgaatgtacatgccaacggctgctaagggggaatgagagacaggagagttcggcttttagtgaacgcgcacgctgcgaattttttattattcaacaacgcacagaagaaatctctcaccggcaccaccttggaggtcaaaatgtaagactggttacacactacgactactactacgactacgagggacgaacgggtgccgctataaggagcttcgcccctaaaagcctgACACGATTGACACAAGCCAGAAATCTCACGTGAGATAGGGTGTCTGACGATCGCATTCGCTGCCTCCTCGCTATATGCTGTCAAACGAGAAAGATGTGACCTTGAAGGGAAAATTTCTTCGATGAATGATAGGAGAGAGAGTGCAATAAGCGACCTTTCCCTGGCAGGCGGTGCACGTGCATAGTTCGGTGAAGTAATGCCATCTACGGAATAATCAAACGGCAGAGTATTCGTAGTTCTCGACGGGCGAAAATATTGCTACGGGAAGGATGCAGACTCGTAGGAGTAGACACAGATACATTTACAACTGGTTCAGCGAGCAGTGCCGCCGATCTCGGTCGTGTTCCTCTTCATCTCGATGCCACTGGCACGTAGCGATATGACGGGCGCATTGAGAGCACCGACGAAACAAAGCGTACCTCACAACTCCGAATAACTCATGGACCACCATTGTCTTGTATTAATATGGACACCAAAAGTGCCGAACTGCAAATGCGCAAAAAACAGTATGCTGCTTGATGTATGAGAACCTTGTGCGAATACTAAGTTACTCTTATATTCCACGTtcgccgcaatggcaacaggCGTCGCCTACTGATGCTCTCGCGTTTGCATCAACATATACACCCTTTTAAGTGGACAGAGGCATGAACACCACCccatctcagtggtagagcatagaaacTGTATataaggtcacaggttcggattcTGCTGGTGGCTGCTCGTTCACTTTCggttcttcacatttacatttctATTAAATTTAATAACATCACCTATATTTATCTTGCCGTAATTTTCAGTTAGTTCTCACTAACAAAAAAATACAAAGCAAACCCGACAAAGTTGGTCAGTGATTGCTTTCCCATAGACTTTTTTGCCAATAAAAACGTgggaacttctttgttccctaCAAATGGGTACCCTTCTGCCATGCCTGTCTGCTAAAGTTCCTAATAAAGATGGGTACGCATGTTTTTATTCATGAGCAAATGGTTTTACAACCAATTCGGTGGCCGAAAGGCAGCGCAAATACTGGTTCAGAAGAAAACGTCTGGCGAAAAAAATTCGCAACCCAAGCTTCGCGCAACGTCTTCAGACAAGGTAGACGTAGAAATGGAATTTGCTATCTCATGATAATTCTGGGGGCTATCTTGATTACAGGTGACGAAGTCCATTATTTCACTAGCATATTTAAGGTTTCTTAGGACAGCATTAGCCCTCTTTTTCCTGTCTTTTAAAGGAACCCTGAATCATCTTTTCAAGTAACCATTCAATGAATTCACTTGGAGAGCTTGTTGCCTCACCAGTTCAACAGCGCAAAAATTTTAGGAGTCCGTCCTGTGCGAGTGGACTTGCCAAAATTTTTTGCATGCTGCAAAGGCATTATCTTCTCTcatcccgatgaaagcgctggaagctaagcagggagggatggcaagggcaaagaaaaacgtcacatgcgcctcgtgaccttgagcgctttttttctctttttcttcgaatgcgtgccTTTCTCAGTGTTATCGCACAAGTCGTGGCTTCtagcggcgatctctgtaacgaccgagcgcgccatgttcaaattagCCAATGGATGATAGATAGTCTTTTTACGAGTGATTTTCGAGCGTCTCCcgtgatttgtcaagagaagagaaagcaagcttcagctggctttgataatttattgtgaattcaatGCTGCACTTCTTTATAGTGTTAAACACTATAAGGCTGCAATGAAATCTGTTCTGCTTCACCATTCGTAGTTTCTTTAGTACTGTTGATGTGTTGTACCGGTCCCGTACGGGGTTCTTGTACATATACGCACAAGAAGCATGCATTGCCGTGCAGGCGTAGTTTTCATGGTCGTTAGCATTCGTTTTTCACCGGCGTCTTTTTCGCTACTCGTGGGATAAGAGATATACGCGACATGCGAAAAAATATTGCCTTCGCCTAATGTATGCAGCTCTGTGTGCCGCCCTCGTAAGCACAAGTTTGCATGTCATCTAAACAAAAAGGACCGTCGGAAATATTTCTTCGAAAAACTCCGTTACTTTAGTAGCGTTCGACAATGTATACAGCGCAACAAATTGGAACTTCTGTATGTCGACCTCATCCGTCGCGTGCAGTTTAGCAATATCTGCTTTTTTCAAGTGaaccttcagtttttttttcttctgcaacCTGCCACCGTATCCAATAGTAGTGTGCGCGTTAGTCTCCTATAAATGTATAAAAAGCCATATGAGTTGCTTTTTGGGGAGAATTCCGCGCACGTAATTGGCAAGGActagaagaaaaaagacaaacgCAACAAAATTATCTCGtacatggtgtgtgtgtgtgtgtgtgtgtgtgtgtgtgcgtgtgcgtgcgtgcgtgcgtgcgtgcgtgcgctaaTTACTTCCAAAAATGAATGTACCTGTCTCGTGAAGGCACTTCGGCCGGCCTTCTTCCTGGAATGACCTGCACAGAAACGCAAGACGTCACAGTCGATGCTGAGCATGTAACACTCGCCCACCATAGTTATGTTGGTCGCCTCACGAAAGGAAGTctagaataaaaacaaaaattggcagatccccccTACAGTGGGAATcactgatatgcgaagcacgaatgtgaaagcttgatatgtcactttaaaaccagcacaacaaTACGAGCCGGAGATAACTGATGCCGTACGTTACCttcatgtgatgattatcacgtttggacgtgtcatttacctttgtaatCCATTCATGGCCCCTGAGaatgaatttggtatatgtgcagctagctgAACGGCCGttagaacgctatgagcgtagaatgaagtattcttttacatgacacgaatatcatgattatgatgtttggacgtgtaacataccttcgtcgtccattcacgtccagtaataccaaacttggtatatgtgaagctagcgaaacggcggcgagcacacgtaacgttgacgcacgcccacgctgggcgcagtggcgctacgctagcaaaacgcgagcactctattgtctgacactacgcgcgaccagcgtctgtcagcgaGAGGAGGCGGCAACCggctcgaaatgcgacatgctgcttttTGCGCCGACGCCGTTACCTAAACAGCACCGCGTCTGTTtagcttcgtgacggaaggacgccgggtGCGCTAAAACGCacaagcgtcaaagcaacgaaccgcggcgtgcgcctgcgagtatatgccaggcagatcggcgcttggcgtggcatcgccagtgtgacgcgacaaaacgaacgccggcgtggTCGCGCGCCGAGTCACGTCGGAGGGTTTCGGTGCTTTGAGtgcggcacgtagtcatgttcttacattacacgtatctcatgattaccatgtttgcaccagtcacataccttcgccatacATTCACGTGAactaataccaaaattggtatatgtgacgctagcgaaacgcctgcgagcgcatcatgaatgtggcatgtattcttgttgttacatgacacgcatgtcatgattatgatgtttgaagGCGTCATTTACATGTCATTCGTTCACGTCaagtaacaccgaatttggtacatgtgaagctatagcgaaacgcccacgagcgcatcatgagtgtggcaggtagtcatgttgttacatgacacgcatcttatgattgtcatgtttgcaacagtcacatactttcgtcatctatttacgtcccgtaataccaaatttggtgtatgtgaagctagcgaaacggccgcgaacgcatcatgagtgtagcatgtagtcatgttgttacatgatacgcatcttatgatatgtttgcaccagtcacataccttcgtcatccattcacgtcccgtaacaccaaatttagtatgtgtggcgATAGCGAAATGGCctagagcgcatcatgagcgtggcatgcagccatgttgttaaatgacacgcatgtcatgattttcatgttggggtctgtcgcttgtggtcatcatgcaatcatgtcatactttaccaattttgcaacatgtcaagtgaacgaaaccaccgcaagagcagcaagcccTTGGAATATGAATCATAagattcatgacatgcatgtcatgatagtcatgttatgtcTAGCCAGTTATGCTTGTCATagggtcatgttatgccataccaaatttggtattgataccattaacgaaacggccaggagagctaaaagttgtagaaggatagatagatagatagatagatagatagatagatagatagatagatagatagatagatagatagatagatagatagatagatagatatgcccaaagtcgccgaagctcgctaagaaatgcttcgcatttaaaaaaatacaGATTAAAGTGACCCACTGCCAGCAGGATGTGTGCCAGCGAGGGAGATCAAGGAAACGTAGCCATgagcatctgtttttttttttcaaaacttgtgCCATCAGCGATGGGAAGGCTTTGGAACGGTGCATTGTGGTGCTGGAAAGACAGCGGAAGGCCTCTTGGAACGCAGCGTGGTTGGCGAGTGTGACGTCGATGCGGTGCTTCGTCGGCATCAGCTTGTAGCAATGAAGTCGCTTCTGCAGGTGCGGCGATTCGCATAACGTCATGGCCCAGTGAACGAAAAATATCTGAGGCTTTGTCAGCTCTTGCTTTCCCTTCGTCAGGACAGTGGGAAAAGGACGCGTATTAGCGCGCGTCAACATTTGAAGCAGAGCCGAAGGTTGAAGAAGCTCTGGAAGCATATCCGGCATGTGGCTGTCGAACGGCGTGGTGCCGAGGCGCCGCGCAAGACAGCGCAGCTTTGGCAGCGAAGTGCGAATCAGCTTGTTCGGCTCACCGGGAAGCACGGTGCGTAAAAGCGCTTCGACGATCGGCGCTGCTGCTTGAACATCGCCGAGGGGTCGTTCTTGGAGAGCCAACGACAGGGCAGGCGACACATATACCACATCCGGATCAGCGAAGTAATCGGCGTTCATTGAAAAGGGTCCGTCTTGGTTTCGAGAGTCAAGACCATCGTCAGGAATATCCAGCACCCAATAAGCGTTGGGCGTCGCCGATTGTGCCTTGAGCAGAGCTTCAAGGAAACCGTCTTTGGCTGGGTACAAGGAGTGGCCACGCGGACAATGCTCGGACCTAGGTACACCACCTCTCACCAGACGCGCCTGGAGCAGTGCTCGGGCACGCCTCAATCCGAGACCTTTGTCGCGCCAGGGCAGTCTCTCGACTACAGCCATGGTAGCTCACTGGGCGGAAATGAAAAGTGCCTCGGCACTGTCTTCAGGCTTTGGTGGTGCATACTCCGTCTGGCCAGACTCCAATGCAGCAAAGAAACGAAAAGTGGTTGGATGCAGGTGTGCCAACAGCCGTAAACAACCAGCGAGCCGTGAAGGCACGGTGTCAGCCCAAGGCGCCAGCGGCAGCAGGCAGTTGGTCTCAGCCGGTAGCAGCGGTGCCAGATGCACTAGTGCCCTATAGCCGAGGTAGTTTAACAGCACTGCTGCACTAGTGCTGCCCAGCGTTTCGGTCGCGAAAGCCAGATGTTCGGGCTCGTGCACCAGCAGTGTGCGGTTAGTCAGCAACAACAGCGCGGTATTGTCAGGCACAATGGTCAGGTACTCTGCCCAGTTCCATTGGCGTGAACGTGGGAAGTCGCTGAGAGCAATCATTCTCGCACCGTAAACAAATGAGTCGTGAGGCTGTGccctttccagtgcttgctccaGCTCGACGATGGCTGCCGCAGCGGCACCCCAATATGGCGTGCCACCACTTTGGTTTTTGTGCGCTGTGCCCTGCAGGAGGCTCAGCGCCCGTTCCACGCTACGCACGTAGCTTCTAATATCTTTAAGCGGTACGGAGAGCTGGTCGAGGCGCAGTGGCAGCGGAGTACTGTCAAGCTGCACCGTGACGCGTCCGTAGTGCCTTCGAAGGGAAAGACGCACAATGGGGAATACACCTAGCCTCAGGTCCAACAGTCCAGCAAGCTCTGACGGTGAGCGATCTAGTGGCCGCACTCGCGCAAGGGGCCAGCCAGAGAGCCCGAGCTGCCGCAGGAGGCAATCCACCTCTTGCCAGTCGGCTGCCGCTGCCGGCCCCATGCAGGCACGGTGCAAATCGACACCAAGCAACGCGTAGTGTCCCGGACATGAGCCACGAAGCAACGTCTCGGAGAGTGCTGGAAAGCTTGACAGTGACGCGTGGACTTGCGGTGCGAGCATCAGCATTGCCTGCTGATGGGGCAGCGGTCGAGCGTGGTAATGCTGCGAGCATATGAAGTCGTAGAAGCTGTGACACGCTGGCGCGTCTGGTACATCCCTCTTTCTGCCGTCTGGGTTACTGTCTTGACATAGCGTGGAATTGCAACTTGCAGTGGTTGTGGCCAAGGGCCCTTGTCGAGCCACGGTGAGCGAGAAGAGTGCCGTGCCTAAGCAGGACATTGCTCCGATCACAGCGATAGCGACTACGGTACGGTAGCGTTTCAGCGCCAGGGCTCACCGGTGGATGAACGTTCTTTTTCTGAGGTAGCACGAGCCATTAGTGCACGCATTCCATTgctaaaaatgatgatgatgatgctctaaGGATCATCGGCACCTTCTCACTAATGGGCGTTCGCGAAAGACACAGCACACATATTTAAGACATTACTAAATCCTGTTCACACTACACATAGGGGATCCATAACTGCACAGAATAAGAAATGAGATCACTCCACTGATGAAAAGGTTCACAATGTCCATCACCAACCCTATCTTTTTTTTCGTAAAACGAGGACTCATATTTTTAATAATTGAAAGTTGTAAAAATTTACCAGTGGCGCCTCTCTTGGTAAAGGCATGAATGATCCCATGTACTTGGCCACGTGACCATTGATTATTGTGCGCGGAGGACGATATTTTGTTAATATTGATATATTGCTCGTATTTTTATATTAAGAAACATTATTCCATAAAATTGTACATACAGACCCGCGTCGCGTTAGTAGCATTCGCACTGGACAGACGGACGGGACAGACGgacgtcaatccgtccgtccgtccagtgCGAATGCACTTAACGCGACGCGGGTCTGTATGTACACTTTCATGGACTAATGTTTCATATTATAAAGATACGAACAATATTTCAATATTAGGAAAATATCGTCCTCCGCGCACAATAACCCAAGGTCACGTGGCCAGGTACATCGAATCATCAGGCCaggtacggacggacggacgggtggatgaagtgATGgatcaatggatggatggatggatggatggatggatggatggatggatgaatggatggatggatggatggatggatggatgaatggatggatggatggatggatggatggatggattgatggatggatgaatggatgcatttggctgtactctttagaccGCGCGCCGGCTAACAGCCCCTAGCCATAATAACTATtgaacaaaaactagatttatctttttgttcttttaaatGGTGAGGTGAAGTACTGGCCCTTTTCAGTAAAtgatttattttcactcgtgccttgattttagccaccaatcagaaaacctccttctagttatttctacccacttaaagtctgtTTTGTCCTATCTGTCCCTAAGcaacagtgctttgaaaaagtctgcgccatcattctgaactctagggtgaagc
This region includes:
- the LOC142777457 gene encoding uncharacterized protein LOC142777457; translated protein: MQPSNPLTFAMQTTILVFASLQLSNMIGLSSGASSMLVLPGSESEPGSCRLLRINCSSPPDIPSEELLSPEITVLWKAASSSTTASSSIKEHHPLTPLRGLGDCTTMQPSNPLTFAMQVSKSYVLFAKKSSNYFLVQFPSPHCCIAIAVECAHMIHSLLILSGDVETNPGPNGNAAILTELQKLSAGQAQLIAEVQSLKSQLSTTDKRITDLNKRMGDLETHYQTLLPLRNDIEKTQANVINMTKKIQELETSLDDAENRSRRNDLLFYGIPDPTRNETWAESEKMIIDICNNNLGLTVQPNDIERAHRLGIHSLNRNRPIIVKFLSYKTRDALLSNGRKLKNTNYSIGEDFSRPVQYARKQLLAFAKARSDKFSLRFKTLHVGSKRYIFDASSHMVKEIA